One part of the Equus caballus isolate H_3958 breed thoroughbred chromosome 30, TB-T2T, whole genome shotgun sequence genome encodes these proteins:
- the ELF3 gene encoding ETS-related transcription factor Elf-3 isoform X3 — protein sequence MAATCEISNVFSNYFSTMYSSEDPTLASVPAAATFGADDLVLTLSNPQMPLEGTEKASWSGKQPQLWSKAQVLDWISYQVEKNKYDASAIDFSRCNMDGAALCSCAPEELRLVFGPLGDQLYSQLWDLTASSFPDELSWIIELLEKDSTTFQETLGDPGPFDQGSPFGQEMLDDCPQASPYYPGSYGVGAPSPGNSDVSTAGASQSSHSSDSGGSDVDLDPTDSKLFSSEPFPDYKKGDPKHGKRKRGRPRKLSKDSRDCLESKKSKHAPRGTHLWEFIRDILIHPELNEGLMKWENRREGVFKFLRSEAVAQLWGQKKRNSSMTYEKLSRAMRYYYKREILERVDGRRLVYKFGKNSSGWKEEEVVGSRN from the exons ATGGCTGCGACCTGTGAGATCAGCAACGTTTTCAGCAACTACTTCAGCACTATGTACAGCTCGGAGGACCCCACTCTGGCCTCTGTGCCCGCTGCTGCCACCTTTGGGGCCGATGACCTGGTGCTGACCCTGAGCAACCCCCAGATGCCTCTGGAGGGCACAG AGAAGGCCAGCTGGTCGGGGAAGCAGCCCCAGTTGTGGTCAAAGGCCCAGGTGCTGGACTGGATCAGCTACCAGGTCGAGAAGAACAAGTACGACGCGAGCGCCATCGACTTCTCGCGGTGCAACATGGACGGGGCCGCGCTCTGCAGCTGCGCCCCTGAGGAGCTGCGTCTGGTCTTTGGGCCTCTGGGGGACCAGCTCTATTCCCAGCTGTGGGACCTCA caGCCTCCAGCTTTCCTGACGAGCTCAGCTGGATCATTGAGCTGCTGGAGAAGGACAGCACGACCTTCCAGGAGACCCTGGGAGACCCGGGCCCCTTTG acCAGGGAAGCCCCTTCGGCCAGGAGATGCTGGACGACTgcccacaggccagcccctactaCCCGGGCAGCTACGGGGTgggagccccctccccaggcaaCTCTGACGTCTCCACCGCAG GGGCTTCCCAGAGCTCCCACTCCTCAGACTCCGGTGGAAGTGACGTGGACCTGGATCCCACCGACAGCAAGCTCTTCTCCAGCG AGCCCTTTCCTGACTACAAGAAGGGGGACCCTAAGCACGGGAAGCGGAAACGCGGCCGGCCCCGCAAGCTGAGCAAAGACTCCCGGGACTGCCTGGAGAGCAAGAAGAGCAAGCACG CCCCCCGAGGCACCCACCTGTGGGAGTTCATCCGAGACATCCTCATCCACCCGGAGCTCAACGAGGGCCTCATGAAGTGGGAGAACCGGCGGGAAGGCGTCTTCAAGTTCCTGCGCTCCGAGGCCGTGGCCCAGCTGTGGGgccagaagaagagaaacagcAGCATGACCTACGAGAAGCTGAGCAGGGCCATGAG gtACTATTACAAGCGGGAGATCCTGGAGCGGGTGGACGGCCGGCGGTTGGTCTACAAGTTCGGCAAGAACTCCAGCggctggaaggaggaagaggtcGTCGGGAGTCGGAACTGA
- the ELF3 gene encoding ETS-related transcription factor Elf-3 isoform X2 yields MAATCEISNVFSNYFSTMYSSEDPTLASVPAAATFGADDLVLTLSNPQMPLEGTEKASWSGKQPQLWSKAQVLDWISYQVEKNKYDASAIDFSRCNMDGAALCSCAPEELRLVFGPLGDQLYSQLWDLTSSFPDELSWIIELLEKDSTTFQETLGDPGPFDQGSPFGQEMLDDCPQASPYYPGSYGVGAPSPGNSDVSTAGTGASQSSHSSDSGGSDVDLDPTDSKLFSSEPFPDYKKGDPKHGKRKRGRPRKLSKDSRDCLESKKSKHAPRGTHLWEFIRDILIHPELNEGLMKWENRREGVFKFLRSEAVAQLWGQKKRNSSMTYEKLSRAMRYYYKREILERVDGRRLVYKFGKNSSGWKEEEVVGSRN; encoded by the exons ATGGCTGCGACCTGTGAGATCAGCAACGTTTTCAGCAACTACTTCAGCACTATGTACAGCTCGGAGGACCCCACTCTGGCCTCTGTGCCCGCTGCTGCCACCTTTGGGGCCGATGACCTGGTGCTGACCCTGAGCAACCCCCAGATGCCTCTGGAGGGCACAG AGAAGGCCAGCTGGTCGGGGAAGCAGCCCCAGTTGTGGTCAAAGGCCCAGGTGCTGGACTGGATCAGCTACCAGGTCGAGAAGAACAAGTACGACGCGAGCGCCATCGACTTCTCGCGGTGCAACATGGACGGGGCCGCGCTCTGCAGCTGCGCCCCTGAGGAGCTGCGTCTGGTCTTTGGGCCTCTGGGGGACCAGCTCTATTCCCAGCTGTGGGACCTCA CCTCCAGCTTTCCTGACGAGCTCAGCTGGATCATTGAGCTGCTGGAGAAGGACAGCACGACCTTCCAGGAGACCCTGGGAGACCCGGGCCCCTTTG acCAGGGAAGCCCCTTCGGCCAGGAGATGCTGGACGACTgcccacaggccagcccctactaCCCGGGCAGCTACGGGGTgggagccccctccccaggcaaCTCTGACGTCTCCACCGCAG GGACAGGGGCTTCCCAGAGCTCCCACTCCTCAGACTCCGGTGGAAGTGACGTGGACCTGGATCCCACCGACAGCAAGCTCTTCTCCAGCG AGCCCTTTCCTGACTACAAGAAGGGGGACCCTAAGCACGGGAAGCGGAAACGCGGCCGGCCCCGCAAGCTGAGCAAAGACTCCCGGGACTGCCTGGAGAGCAAGAAGAGCAAGCACG CCCCCCGAGGCACCCACCTGTGGGAGTTCATCCGAGACATCCTCATCCACCCGGAGCTCAACGAGGGCCTCATGAAGTGGGAGAACCGGCGGGAAGGCGTCTTCAAGTTCCTGCGCTCCGAGGCCGTGGCCCAGCTGTGGGgccagaagaagagaaacagcAGCATGACCTACGAGAAGCTGAGCAGGGCCATGAG gtACTATTACAAGCGGGAGATCCTGGAGCGGGTGGACGGCCGGCGGTTGGTCTACAAGTTCGGCAAGAACTCCAGCggctggaaggaggaagaggtcGTCGGGAGTCGGAACTGA
- the ELF3 gene encoding ETS-related transcription factor Elf-3 isoform X4, producing the protein MAATCEISNVFSNYFSTMYSSEDPTLASVPAAATFGADDLVLTLSNPQMPLEGTEKASWSGKQPQLWSKAQVLDWISYQVEKNKYDASAIDFSRCNMDGAALCSCAPEELRLVFGPLGDQLYSQLWDLTSSFPDELSWIIELLEKDSTTFQETLGDPGPFDQGSPFGQEMLDDCPQASPYYPGSYGVGAPSPGNSDVSTAGASQSSHSSDSGGSDVDLDPTDSKLFSSEPFPDYKKGDPKHGKRKRGRPRKLSKDSRDCLESKKSKHAPRGTHLWEFIRDILIHPELNEGLMKWENRREGVFKFLRSEAVAQLWGQKKRNSSMTYEKLSRAMRYYYKREILERVDGRRLVYKFGKNSSGWKEEEVVGSRN; encoded by the exons ATGGCTGCGACCTGTGAGATCAGCAACGTTTTCAGCAACTACTTCAGCACTATGTACAGCTCGGAGGACCCCACTCTGGCCTCTGTGCCCGCTGCTGCCACCTTTGGGGCCGATGACCTGGTGCTGACCCTGAGCAACCCCCAGATGCCTCTGGAGGGCACAG AGAAGGCCAGCTGGTCGGGGAAGCAGCCCCAGTTGTGGTCAAAGGCCCAGGTGCTGGACTGGATCAGCTACCAGGTCGAGAAGAACAAGTACGACGCGAGCGCCATCGACTTCTCGCGGTGCAACATGGACGGGGCCGCGCTCTGCAGCTGCGCCCCTGAGGAGCTGCGTCTGGTCTTTGGGCCTCTGGGGGACCAGCTCTATTCCCAGCTGTGGGACCTCA CCTCCAGCTTTCCTGACGAGCTCAGCTGGATCATTGAGCTGCTGGAGAAGGACAGCACGACCTTCCAGGAGACCCTGGGAGACCCGGGCCCCTTTG acCAGGGAAGCCCCTTCGGCCAGGAGATGCTGGACGACTgcccacaggccagcccctactaCCCGGGCAGCTACGGGGTgggagccccctccccaggcaaCTCTGACGTCTCCACCGCAG GGGCTTCCCAGAGCTCCCACTCCTCAGACTCCGGTGGAAGTGACGTGGACCTGGATCCCACCGACAGCAAGCTCTTCTCCAGCG AGCCCTTTCCTGACTACAAGAAGGGGGACCCTAAGCACGGGAAGCGGAAACGCGGCCGGCCCCGCAAGCTGAGCAAAGACTCCCGGGACTGCCTGGAGAGCAAGAAGAGCAAGCACG CCCCCCGAGGCACCCACCTGTGGGAGTTCATCCGAGACATCCTCATCCACCCGGAGCTCAACGAGGGCCTCATGAAGTGGGAGAACCGGCGGGAAGGCGTCTTCAAGTTCCTGCGCTCCGAGGCCGTGGCCCAGCTGTGGGgccagaagaagagaaacagcAGCATGACCTACGAGAAGCTGAGCAGGGCCATGAG gtACTATTACAAGCGGGAGATCCTGGAGCGGGTGGACGGCCGGCGGTTGGTCTACAAGTTCGGCAAGAACTCCAGCggctggaaggaggaagaggtcGTCGGGAGTCGGAACTGA
- the ELF3 gene encoding ETS-related transcription factor Elf-3 isoform X1: protein MAATCEISNVFSNYFSTMYSSEDPTLASVPAAATFGADDLVLTLSNPQMPLEGTEKASWSGKQPQLWSKAQVLDWISYQVEKNKYDASAIDFSRCNMDGAALCSCAPEELRLVFGPLGDQLYSQLWDLTASSFPDELSWIIELLEKDSTTFQETLGDPGPFDQGSPFGQEMLDDCPQASPYYPGSYGVGAPSPGNSDVSTAGTGASQSSHSSDSGGSDVDLDPTDSKLFSSEPFPDYKKGDPKHGKRKRGRPRKLSKDSRDCLESKKSKHAPRGTHLWEFIRDILIHPELNEGLMKWENRREGVFKFLRSEAVAQLWGQKKRNSSMTYEKLSRAMRYYYKREILERVDGRRLVYKFGKNSSGWKEEEVVGSRN from the exons ATGGCTGCGACCTGTGAGATCAGCAACGTTTTCAGCAACTACTTCAGCACTATGTACAGCTCGGAGGACCCCACTCTGGCCTCTGTGCCCGCTGCTGCCACCTTTGGGGCCGATGACCTGGTGCTGACCCTGAGCAACCCCCAGATGCCTCTGGAGGGCACAG AGAAGGCCAGCTGGTCGGGGAAGCAGCCCCAGTTGTGGTCAAAGGCCCAGGTGCTGGACTGGATCAGCTACCAGGTCGAGAAGAACAAGTACGACGCGAGCGCCATCGACTTCTCGCGGTGCAACATGGACGGGGCCGCGCTCTGCAGCTGCGCCCCTGAGGAGCTGCGTCTGGTCTTTGGGCCTCTGGGGGACCAGCTCTATTCCCAGCTGTGGGACCTCA caGCCTCCAGCTTTCCTGACGAGCTCAGCTGGATCATTGAGCTGCTGGAGAAGGACAGCACGACCTTCCAGGAGACCCTGGGAGACCCGGGCCCCTTTG acCAGGGAAGCCCCTTCGGCCAGGAGATGCTGGACGACTgcccacaggccagcccctactaCCCGGGCAGCTACGGGGTgggagccccctccccaggcaaCTCTGACGTCTCCACCGCAG GGACAGGGGCTTCCCAGAGCTCCCACTCCTCAGACTCCGGTGGAAGTGACGTGGACCTGGATCCCACCGACAGCAAGCTCTTCTCCAGCG AGCCCTTTCCTGACTACAAGAAGGGGGACCCTAAGCACGGGAAGCGGAAACGCGGCCGGCCCCGCAAGCTGAGCAAAGACTCCCGGGACTGCCTGGAGAGCAAGAAGAGCAAGCACG CCCCCCGAGGCACCCACCTGTGGGAGTTCATCCGAGACATCCTCATCCACCCGGAGCTCAACGAGGGCCTCATGAAGTGGGAGAACCGGCGGGAAGGCGTCTTCAAGTTCCTGCGCTCCGAGGCCGTGGCCCAGCTGTGGGgccagaagaagagaaacagcAGCATGACCTACGAGAAGCTGAGCAGGGCCATGAG gtACTATTACAAGCGGGAGATCCTGGAGCGGGTGGACGGCCGGCGGTTGGTCTACAAGTTCGGCAAGAACTCCAGCggctggaaggaggaagaggtcGTCGGGAGTCGGAACTGA
- the ELF3 gene encoding ETS-related transcription factor Elf-3 isoform X5 codes for MAATCEISNVFSNYFSTMYSSEDPTLASVPAAATFGADDLVLTLSNPQMPLEGTAASSFPDELSWIIELLEKDSTTFQETLGDPGPFDQGSPFGQEMLDDCPQASPYYPGSYGVGAPSPGNSDVSTAGTGASQSSHSSDSGGSDVDLDPTDSKLFSSEPFPDYKKGDPKHGKRKRGRPRKLSKDSRDCLESKKSKHAPRGTHLWEFIRDILIHPELNEGLMKWENRREGVFKFLRSEAVAQLWGQKKRNSSMTYEKLSRAMRYYYKREILERVDGRRLVYKFGKNSSGWKEEEVVGSRN; via the exons ATGGCTGCGACCTGTGAGATCAGCAACGTTTTCAGCAACTACTTCAGCACTATGTACAGCTCGGAGGACCCCACTCTGGCCTCTGTGCCCGCTGCTGCCACCTTTGGGGCCGATGACCTGGTGCTGACCCTGAGCAACCCCCAGATGCCTCTGGAGGGCACAG caGCCTCCAGCTTTCCTGACGAGCTCAGCTGGATCATTGAGCTGCTGGAGAAGGACAGCACGACCTTCCAGGAGACCCTGGGAGACCCGGGCCCCTTTG acCAGGGAAGCCCCTTCGGCCAGGAGATGCTGGACGACTgcccacaggccagcccctactaCCCGGGCAGCTACGGGGTgggagccccctccccaggcaaCTCTGACGTCTCCACCGCAG GGACAGGGGCTTCCCAGAGCTCCCACTCCTCAGACTCCGGTGGAAGTGACGTGGACCTGGATCCCACCGACAGCAAGCTCTTCTCCAGCG AGCCCTTTCCTGACTACAAGAAGGGGGACCCTAAGCACGGGAAGCGGAAACGCGGCCGGCCCCGCAAGCTGAGCAAAGACTCCCGGGACTGCCTGGAGAGCAAGAAGAGCAAGCACG CCCCCCGAGGCACCCACCTGTGGGAGTTCATCCGAGACATCCTCATCCACCCGGAGCTCAACGAGGGCCTCATGAAGTGGGAGAACCGGCGGGAAGGCGTCTTCAAGTTCCTGCGCTCCGAGGCCGTGGCCCAGCTGTGGGgccagaagaagagaaacagcAGCATGACCTACGAGAAGCTGAGCAGGGCCATGAG gtACTATTACAAGCGGGAGATCCTGGAGCGGGTGGACGGCCGGCGGTTGGTCTACAAGTTCGGCAAGAACTCCAGCggctggaaggaggaagaggtcGTCGGGAGTCGGAACTGA
- the ELF3 gene encoding ETS-related transcription factor Elf-3 isoform X7, with protein sequence MAATCEISNVFSNYFSTMYSSEDPTLASVPAAATFGADDLVLTLSNPQMPLEGTAASSFPDELSWIIELLEKDSTTFQETLGDPGPFDQGSPFGQEMLDDCPQASPYYPGSYGVGAPSPGNSDVSTAGASQSSHSSDSGGSDVDLDPTDSKLFSSEPFPDYKKGDPKHGKRKRGRPRKLSKDSRDCLESKKSKHAPRGTHLWEFIRDILIHPELNEGLMKWENRREGVFKFLRSEAVAQLWGQKKRNSSMTYEKLSRAMRYYYKREILERVDGRRLVYKFGKNSSGWKEEEVVGSRN encoded by the exons ATGGCTGCGACCTGTGAGATCAGCAACGTTTTCAGCAACTACTTCAGCACTATGTACAGCTCGGAGGACCCCACTCTGGCCTCTGTGCCCGCTGCTGCCACCTTTGGGGCCGATGACCTGGTGCTGACCCTGAGCAACCCCCAGATGCCTCTGGAGGGCACAG caGCCTCCAGCTTTCCTGACGAGCTCAGCTGGATCATTGAGCTGCTGGAGAAGGACAGCACGACCTTCCAGGAGACCCTGGGAGACCCGGGCCCCTTTG acCAGGGAAGCCCCTTCGGCCAGGAGATGCTGGACGACTgcccacaggccagcccctactaCCCGGGCAGCTACGGGGTgggagccccctccccaggcaaCTCTGACGTCTCCACCGCAG GGGCTTCCCAGAGCTCCCACTCCTCAGACTCCGGTGGAAGTGACGTGGACCTGGATCCCACCGACAGCAAGCTCTTCTCCAGCG AGCCCTTTCCTGACTACAAGAAGGGGGACCCTAAGCACGGGAAGCGGAAACGCGGCCGGCCCCGCAAGCTGAGCAAAGACTCCCGGGACTGCCTGGAGAGCAAGAAGAGCAAGCACG CCCCCCGAGGCACCCACCTGTGGGAGTTCATCCGAGACATCCTCATCCACCCGGAGCTCAACGAGGGCCTCATGAAGTGGGAGAACCGGCGGGAAGGCGTCTTCAAGTTCCTGCGCTCCGAGGCCGTGGCCCAGCTGTGGGgccagaagaagagaaacagcAGCATGACCTACGAGAAGCTGAGCAGGGCCATGAG gtACTATTACAAGCGGGAGATCCTGGAGCGGGTGGACGGCCGGCGGTTGGTCTACAAGTTCGGCAAGAACTCCAGCggctggaaggaggaagaggtcGTCGGGAGTCGGAACTGA
- the ELF3 gene encoding ETS-related transcription factor Elf-3 isoform X6 encodes MAATCEISNVFSNYFSTMYSSEDPTLASVPAAATFGADDLVLTLSNPQMPLEGTASSFPDELSWIIELLEKDSTTFQETLGDPGPFDQGSPFGQEMLDDCPQASPYYPGSYGVGAPSPGNSDVSTAGTGASQSSHSSDSGGSDVDLDPTDSKLFSSEPFPDYKKGDPKHGKRKRGRPRKLSKDSRDCLESKKSKHAPRGTHLWEFIRDILIHPELNEGLMKWENRREGVFKFLRSEAVAQLWGQKKRNSSMTYEKLSRAMRYYYKREILERVDGRRLVYKFGKNSSGWKEEEVVGSRN; translated from the exons ATGGCTGCGACCTGTGAGATCAGCAACGTTTTCAGCAACTACTTCAGCACTATGTACAGCTCGGAGGACCCCACTCTGGCCTCTGTGCCCGCTGCTGCCACCTTTGGGGCCGATGACCTGGTGCTGACCCTGAGCAACCCCCAGATGCCTCTGGAGGGCACAG CCTCCAGCTTTCCTGACGAGCTCAGCTGGATCATTGAGCTGCTGGAGAAGGACAGCACGACCTTCCAGGAGACCCTGGGAGACCCGGGCCCCTTTG acCAGGGAAGCCCCTTCGGCCAGGAGATGCTGGACGACTgcccacaggccagcccctactaCCCGGGCAGCTACGGGGTgggagccccctccccaggcaaCTCTGACGTCTCCACCGCAG GGACAGGGGCTTCCCAGAGCTCCCACTCCTCAGACTCCGGTGGAAGTGACGTGGACCTGGATCCCACCGACAGCAAGCTCTTCTCCAGCG AGCCCTTTCCTGACTACAAGAAGGGGGACCCTAAGCACGGGAAGCGGAAACGCGGCCGGCCCCGCAAGCTGAGCAAAGACTCCCGGGACTGCCTGGAGAGCAAGAAGAGCAAGCACG CCCCCCGAGGCACCCACCTGTGGGAGTTCATCCGAGACATCCTCATCCACCCGGAGCTCAACGAGGGCCTCATGAAGTGGGAGAACCGGCGGGAAGGCGTCTTCAAGTTCCTGCGCTCCGAGGCCGTGGCCCAGCTGTGGGgccagaagaagagaaacagcAGCATGACCTACGAGAAGCTGAGCAGGGCCATGAG gtACTATTACAAGCGGGAGATCCTGGAGCGGGTGGACGGCCGGCGGTTGGTCTACAAGTTCGGCAAGAACTCCAGCggctggaaggaggaagaggtcGTCGGGAGTCGGAACTGA
- the ELF3 gene encoding ETS-related transcription factor Elf-3 isoform X8, protein MAATCEISNVFSNYFSTMYSSEDPTLASVPAAATFGADDLVLTLSNPQMPLEGTASSFPDELSWIIELLEKDSTTFQETLGDPGPFDQGSPFGQEMLDDCPQASPYYPGSYGVGAPSPGNSDVSTAGASQSSHSSDSGGSDVDLDPTDSKLFSSEPFPDYKKGDPKHGKRKRGRPRKLSKDSRDCLESKKSKHAPRGTHLWEFIRDILIHPELNEGLMKWENRREGVFKFLRSEAVAQLWGQKKRNSSMTYEKLSRAMRYYYKREILERVDGRRLVYKFGKNSSGWKEEEVVGSRN, encoded by the exons ATGGCTGCGACCTGTGAGATCAGCAACGTTTTCAGCAACTACTTCAGCACTATGTACAGCTCGGAGGACCCCACTCTGGCCTCTGTGCCCGCTGCTGCCACCTTTGGGGCCGATGACCTGGTGCTGACCCTGAGCAACCCCCAGATGCCTCTGGAGGGCACAG CCTCCAGCTTTCCTGACGAGCTCAGCTGGATCATTGAGCTGCTGGAGAAGGACAGCACGACCTTCCAGGAGACCCTGGGAGACCCGGGCCCCTTTG acCAGGGAAGCCCCTTCGGCCAGGAGATGCTGGACGACTgcccacaggccagcccctactaCCCGGGCAGCTACGGGGTgggagccccctccccaggcaaCTCTGACGTCTCCACCGCAG GGGCTTCCCAGAGCTCCCACTCCTCAGACTCCGGTGGAAGTGACGTGGACCTGGATCCCACCGACAGCAAGCTCTTCTCCAGCG AGCCCTTTCCTGACTACAAGAAGGGGGACCCTAAGCACGGGAAGCGGAAACGCGGCCGGCCCCGCAAGCTGAGCAAAGACTCCCGGGACTGCCTGGAGAGCAAGAAGAGCAAGCACG CCCCCCGAGGCACCCACCTGTGGGAGTTCATCCGAGACATCCTCATCCACCCGGAGCTCAACGAGGGCCTCATGAAGTGGGAGAACCGGCGGGAAGGCGTCTTCAAGTTCCTGCGCTCCGAGGCCGTGGCCCAGCTGTGGGgccagaagaagagaaacagcAGCATGACCTACGAGAAGCTGAGCAGGGCCATGAG gtACTATTACAAGCGGGAGATCCTGGAGCGGGTGGACGGCCGGCGGTTGGTCTACAAGTTCGGCAAGAACTCCAGCggctggaaggaggaagaggtcGTCGGGAGTCGGAACTGA